The Opitutales bacterium ASA1 genome window below encodes:
- a CDS encoding PhoH family protein: MSYAYSEPRMEHPSASSTVRPNLNVTGLVKTYVLDTNVLLHDPRSIFRFEDNNLAIPVEVLEELDGIKGEQSTERGRNARRVHRILQELFPDHRSMLEGVRLETGGTLCIIINRNLESTLGSPALQRLRSVLPDLTKRDNRIIAAAVFVKETFPPPTILVTKDVNVQLKARAVGLLSEDYLNDKVPETSEEHDYRRLTVTVYEMQRFASEGEYRVRLDAKKPLQINEYVLLQTQEGKTMPARHFGEGMLRKLRIPEYLKAPGGIPIRARNLEQQFFIDALLDDSISLVTCFGKAGTGKTLLSTVCALHQIKEDTGRYDGLSITRPVIAVGKEIGFLPGTMEEKMKPWLQPYYDALEVLIPSKPPRDPQFAGKKAALKRKKTETAAALPANGAAPAVPIKPYERLLKTGLVEIEALCFIRGRSIARRFFILDEAQQLTPHEVKTVITRISEGSKIVLIGDPAQIDNPYVDSRSNGLVYCYNRMRGQTLAAHVHLTKGERSKLAELAADLL; this comes from the coding sequence ATGAGTTACGCTTACTCGGAGCCGCGAATGGAACATCCGAGCGCTTCGTCGACGGTTCGCCCAAATCTCAACGTCACGGGTCTGGTCAAGACCTACGTCCTCGACACGAACGTGCTGTTGCACGACCCGCGGTCGATCTTCCGCTTCGAGGACAACAACCTCGCGATCCCGGTCGAAGTGCTCGAGGAGCTCGACGGCATCAAGGGAGAGCAGTCGACCGAGCGAGGACGCAACGCCCGGAGGGTGCACCGCATCCTGCAGGAGTTGTTTCCCGATCACCGTTCGATGTTGGAGGGCGTAAGGCTCGAGACCGGGGGGACGCTCTGCATCATCATCAACCGCAACCTCGAGAGCACGCTCGGTTCGCCGGCGCTGCAGCGGCTGCGGTCCGTCCTTCCCGACCTGACCAAGCGCGACAACCGCATCATCGCGGCGGCGGTCTTCGTGAAGGAGACCTTCCCGCCGCCCACGATCCTCGTGACCAAGGACGTGAACGTGCAGCTCAAGGCGCGCGCGGTCGGGCTGCTCTCGGAGGACTACCTCAACGACAAGGTTCCGGAGACGTCCGAGGAGCACGACTATCGGCGCCTCACCGTGACGGTCTACGAGATGCAGCGCTTCGCCTCGGAGGGCGAATACCGCGTGCGGCTCGACGCGAAGAAGCCGCTCCAGATCAACGAGTACGTCCTCCTGCAAACTCAGGAAGGGAAGACCATGCCAGCCCGGCACTTCGGCGAAGGCATGCTGCGCAAGTTGCGCATCCCGGAGTATCTCAAGGCACCCGGCGGCATCCCGATCCGGGCACGCAACCTCGAGCAGCAGTTCTTCATCGATGCGCTCCTCGACGACTCGATCTCGCTCGTCACCTGCTTCGGCAAAGCGGGGACGGGCAAGACCCTTCTCTCGACCGTCTGTGCGCTGCACCAGATCAAGGAAGACACCGGGCGTTACGACGGTCTTTCCATCACCCGGCCGGTCATCGCGGTCGGCAAGGAGATCGGATTCTTGCCCGGCACGATGGAGGAGAAGATGAAGCCTTGGCTTCAGCCGTACTACGACGCGCTGGAAGTACTGATCCCGTCGAAGCCTCCGCGCGATCCGCAGTTCGCCGGCAAGAAGGCGGCATTGAAGCGCAAGAAGACCGAAACTGCGGCTGCGCTCCCTGCGAACGGGGCGGCTCCGGCCGTGCCGATCAAGCCCTACGAGCGGCTGCTCAAGACCGGCTTGGTCGAGATCGAGGCGCTGTGTTTCATCCGAGGACGTTCCATCGCGCGCCGTTTCTTCATCTTGGACGAAGCGCAGCAACTGACGCCGCACGAAGTGAAGACCGTGATCACGCGCATCTCCGAAGGCTCGAAGATCGTGCTCATCGGCGACCCCGCGCAGATCGACAACCCGTACGTCGACTCGCGCAGCAACGGCTTGGTCTACTGCTACAACCGCATGCGCGGACAGACACTCGCGGCCCACGTCCACCTGACCAAGGGCGAGCGGTCGAAGCTCGCCGAGCTCGCGGCGGATCTGCTCTAG
- a CDS encoding hypothetical protein (frameshifted, insertion/deletion at around 201142,201135): MNTPASQPSAPSATAVASSRSLEALFADRIAVLDGAMGSLIQTYGLQEADFRGELFRDHPHDLKGNNDLLALTRPDVIEEIHARYFAAGADIVETNTFSSTSIAQADYSLQSSVRAINLAAVACARRAAAKAEATEPGRPRFVAGAIGPLNRTLSMSPDVNRPDYRAVTWREVVAAYTEQIEALLDGGVDALLVETIFDTLNAKAALFAIESVFETRGQRVPVMVSVTITDASGRTLSGQTLSAFYHSIRHARPFSVGINCALGGREMRPYIEELAGIAECAVTCYPNAGLPNAFGAYDETPAQMAAVIRDFAAQGWVNLVGGCCGSTPEHIAAIAAAVRGLPPRAVPSRSEALRLSGLEAFTL, translated from the coding sequence GTGAACACTCCAGCCTCCCAACCTTCCGCCCCTTCGGCCACGGCCGTCGCGTCCTCCCGTTCGCTCGAAGCCCTCTTCGCCGATCGCATCGCGGTGCTCGATGGCGCCATGGGCTCGCTCATCCAGACCTACGGTCTTCAGGAAGCGGACTTCCGCGGTGAACTCTTCCGAGATCACCCACACGACCTGAAGGGCAACAACGACCTCCTCGCCCTCACCCGACCGGACGTGATCGAGGAGATCCACGCCCGCTACTTCGCCGCCGGAGCCGACATCGTCGAGACGAACACCTTCAGCTCCACCTCGATCGCGCAGGCCGACTACTCGCTGCAATCGTCCGTCCGCGCGATCAACCTCGCGGCCGTCGCCTGCGCCCGCCGCGCCGCCGCGAAAGCCGAGGCCACCGAACCCGGCCGCCCGCGCTTCGTCGCCGGAGCCATCGGTCCGCTCAACCGCACGCTGTCGATGTCTCCCGACGTGAACCGCCCCGACTACCGCGCCGTGACATGGCGCGAGGTGGTCGCGGCCTACACGGAGCAGATCGAGGCCCTGCTCGACGGCGGCGTCGACGCCCTCTTGGTCGAGACGATCTTCGACACGCTCAACGCCAAGGCCGCGCTGTTCGCGATCGAGAGCGTTTTCGAAACTCGAGGTCAGCGCGTGCCCGTGATGGTTTCCGTCACGATCACCGACGCCTCCGGACGCACGCTCTCAGGGCAAACGTTGTCGGCGTTTTATCACTCGATCCGGCACGCGCGGCCGTTCTCCGTCGGCATCAATTGCGCGCTCGGCGGCCGCGAGATGCGGCCCTACATCGAAGAACTCGCGGGGATCGCCGAGTGCGCGGTGACGTGTTATCCCAACGCCGGCCTGCCCAACGCCTTCGGGGCCTACGACGAGACTCCCGCCCAAATGGCCGCCGTGATCCGCGACTTCGCCGCCCAAGGCTGGGTGAACCTCGTCGGCGGTTGCTGTGGGTCCACGCCCGAACACATCGCCGCCATCGCCGCCGCCGTGCGTGGCCTTCCGCCGCGTGCCGTGCCTTCCCGCTCCGAAGCGCTCCGCCTTTCGGGCCTCGAAGCATTCACCCTCTGA
- a CDS encoding hypothetical protein (frameshifted, insertion/deletion at around 201171;~possible pseudo due to internal stop codon), which produces MSNSTASSFLVVGERTNITGSPKFSKAIKAGDWDAALAIARQQVENGANIIDINVDEALVDGEATMVKFLNLVAAEPEIARVPVMLDSSKWSVLEAGLQCLQGKGIVNSISLKDGEEEFLRRARLIRRYGAAAVVMAFDEQGQAATCADKVRICTRAYRLLVDRGGFPAEDIVFDPNILTVATGIEEHDNYAVDFFEATRVIKETLPRARVSGGVSNVSFSFRGNNTVREAMHAAFLYHAIRAGLDMAIVNAGMLGVYEEIEPELRERIEDVLLNRRRDATERLVALADEIKSASAASGGANAALKSQNSDSDAWRRGSVEERLKHAMVKGIDTFVEADTEECRLKYARPLDVIEGPLMDGMRVVGDLFGAGKMFLPQVVKSARVMKRAVAWLTPFMEEEKKRAVAAGEAARPAGRFLIATVKGDVHDIGKNIVGVVLACNNYEVVDMGVMVPCDKILAKAREIGADVIGLSGLITPSLDEMVHVAREMKREGFTVPLLIGGATTSAAHTAVKIAPEYPHGVVHVLDASRVVNVVGSILSPEQKPAYMREVETKQVKLREDFAARTNRKPLLELAAARARAPRIDWSTTEIASPEFTGARVLAGDDAPLAEIVEFIDWGPFFSAWELHGRYPDILRDPVVGTEATKLFADARAMLERIVAERRFEPRALLAFLPAASRGDAVEVYADSSRTAILDTFAFLRQQADKPAGQHNHCLADWIAPLESGREDFLGFFAVTAGAGVETFAAEFKSAGDDFNAILVQSLGDRIAEAMAEWLHKKARDFCGYGRDEQLSMQEIIREKYRGIRPAPGYPACPDHRHKPQIWKLFDVEAATGIRLTESCAMYPASSVSGFYFNHPDSKYFAVGKLGLDQITDYADRRAESRTEAEKWLGPYLDYQPE; this is translated from the coding sequence GTGTCCAACTCCACCGCCTCCAGTTTTCTCGTCGTCGGCGAACGCACCAACATCACCGGCTCGCCCAAGTTCTCCAAGGCGATCAAAGCCGGCGATTGGGACGCCGCCCTCGCCATCGCCCGCCAACAGGTCGAGAACGGTGCCAACATCATCGACATCAACGTCGACGAAGCCCTCGTCGACGGCGAGGCGACGATGGTGAAGTTCCTCAACCTCGTCGCCGCGGAACCCGAGATCGCCCGTGTGCCGGTGATGCTCGACTCGTCGAAGTGGTCCGTGCTCGAGGCCGGTCTCCAGTGCCTGCAAGGCAAGGGCATCGTGAACTCGATCTCGCTCAAGGACGGCGAGGAGGAGTTTCTCCGCCGCGCTCGCCTGATCCGGCGTTACGGTGCCGCCGCCGTGGTGATGGCGTTCGACGAACAGGGCCAAGCCGCGACCTGCGCCGACAAGGTCCGCATCTGCACACGCGCCTACCGCCTCCTCGTCGACCGCGGCGGCTTCCCCGCCGAGGACATCGTATTCGACCCCAACATCCTCACCGTCGCCACCGGCATCGAGGAGCACGACAACTACGCGGTCGATTTCTTCGAGGCCACCCGCGTCATCAAGGAAACTCTCCCGCGGGCCCGCGTGTCCGGCGGCGTTTCCAACGTTTCGTTTTCCTTCCGCGGCAACAACACGGTGCGCGAAGCGATGCACGCCGCTTTCCTCTACCACGCGATTCGCGCCGGCCTCGACATGGCCATCGTCAACGCCGGCATGCTCGGCGTCTACGAGGAGATCGAACCGGAACTTCGCGAACGCATCGAAGACGTGCTCCTCAACCGCCGCCGCGACGCCACCGAGCGCCTCGTCGCCCTCGCCGACGAGATCAAGTCCGCGTCCGCCGCCTCCGGCGGAGCAAACGCCGCTCTCAAATCCCAAAACTCGGACTCCGACGCCTGGCGCCGCGGTTCGGTCGAGGAGCGCCTGAAGCACGCCATGGTCAAGGGCATCGACACGTTCGTCGAAGCCGACACCGAGGAGTGCCGCCTGAAGTACGCTCGCCCGCTCGACGTCATCGAAGGGCCGCTCATGGACGGCATGCGCGTGGTCGGCGACCTCTTCGGCGCCGGCAAGATGTTCCTCCCGCAAGTGGTGAAGTCCGCCCGCGTGATGAAGCGCGCCGTCGCTTGGCTCACCCCTTTCATGGAGGAAGAGAAAAAACGCGCCGTCGCCGCGGGCGAAGCCGCACGCCCCGCCGGCCGCTTCCTCATCGCCACGGTCAAGGGCGACGTCCACGACATCGGCAAGAACATCGTCGGCGTGGTCCTCGCCTGCAACAACTACGAGGTCGTCGACATGGGCGTGATGGTCCCGTGCGACAAGATCCTCGCCAAAGCCCGCGAGATCGGTGCCGACGTGATCGGTCTCTCGGGCCTGATCACGCCCTCGCTCGACGAGATGGTGCACGTCGCCCGCGAGATGAAACGCGAGGGCTTCACCGTGCCCCTCCTCATCGGTGGCGCCACCACCAGCGCCGCCCACACCGCCGTGAAGATCGCCCCCGAATACCCGCACGGCGTGGTCCACGTGCTCGACGCATCCCGCGTGGTCAACGTGGTCGGTTCGATCCTCTCCCCCGAACAGAAGCCCGCCTACATGCGGGAGGTCGAGACGAAGCAGGTGAAACTCCGCGAGGACTTCGCCGCCCGCACGAACCGCAAACCTCTGCTCGAACTCGCCGCCGCCCGCGCACGCGCCCCGCGTATCGACTGGAGCACTACGGAGATCGCTTCGCCGGAATTCACCGGCGCTCGCGTGCTCGCGGGCGACGACGCCCCGCTGGCGGAGATCGTGGAATTCATCGATTGGGGGCCGTTCTTCTCCGCGTGGGAACTGCACGGCCGCTACCCGGACATCCTCCGGGATCCCGTCGTCGGTACCGAAGCCACCAAACTCTTCGCCGACGCACGCGCCATGCTCGAGCGCATCGTCGCCGAACGCCGCTTCGAGCCCCGCGCGCTCCTCGCCTTCCTTCCCGCCGCCTCGCGGGGCGACGCCGTCGAAGTCTACGCCGACTCTTCGCGTACCGCCATACTGGATACGTTCGCGTTCCTTCGTCAACAGGCCGACAAACCCGCCGGTCAGCACAACCACTGTCTCGCCGACTGGATCGCGCCCCTCGAATCGGGCCGGGAGGATTTTCTCGGATTCTTCGCCGTCACCGCCGGTGCCGGCGTCGAGACGTTCGCCGCGGAGTTCAAGTCCGCCGGCGACGACTTCAACGCCATACTCGTCCAATCGCTCGGCGATCGCATCGCCGAAGCGATGGCCGAATGGTTGCACAAGAAGGCACGCGACTTCTGCGGCTACGGCCGCGACGAGCAGCTCTCGATGCAGGAGATCATCCGCGAGAAGTACCGCGGCATCCGTCCCGCCCCCGGCTACCCGGCCTGCCCGGACCACCGCCACAAGCCGCAAATCTGGAAGCTCTTCGACGTCGAGGCCGCAACCGGCATCCGCCTCACGGAAAGCTGCGCCATGTATCCCGCCAGCAGCGTGAGCGGCTTCTACTTCAACCATCCCGACTCGAAGTACTTCGCCGTCGGCAAGCTCGGCCTCGACCAAATCACCGACTACGCCGACCGCCGCGCCGAATCGCGGACTGAAGCCGAGAAGTGGCTCGGCCCGTATCTCGACTACCAGCCGGAATGA
- the bla gene encoding class A beta-lactamase, with product MALAGSRAEADDAVQELAATVDRIEERLSARIGVFVRDSGSGWQWSRRETERFVMASTFKSVLVAAVLERVDDGGISLAETIDVRAEEIHGHAPVTRRHVGATLRVEELCLAALDQSDNGAANLLIDRLGSPAEVTAFLRRIGDGTTRLDRKEPELNLFVPGDPRDTTSPAAMARTWETMLLGDVLSPASRALLAAWMSHGGVTGALLRVHLQQAWAISDRSGGGREHTRNIVAMITPPERAPWFVCIYLSDTPADWQTRNAAVSELGATVIAVMEAQIRAGRDEG from the coding sequence ATGGCACTCGCGGGTTCCCGTGCGGAGGCGGACGATGCGGTGCAGGAGTTGGCCGCTACGGTCGATCGGATCGAAGAACGGCTTAGCGCGCGCATCGGTGTATTCGTGCGGGACAGCGGATCCGGGTGGCAGTGGAGTCGGCGCGAGACGGAGCGCTTCGTGATGGCGAGTACGTTCAAATCGGTGCTCGTTGCAGCCGTACTGGAGCGCGTGGACGACGGCGGAATCTCCTTGGCGGAAACGATCGACGTGCGCGCAGAGGAGATTCACGGACACGCGCCGGTCACGAGGAGGCACGTCGGCGCCACACTCCGCGTGGAGGAGCTGTGTCTGGCGGCGCTCGACCAGAGCGACAACGGGGCGGCCAACCTGTTGATCGATCGGCTCGGTAGTCCTGCGGAGGTGACAGCGTTTCTACGTCGGATCGGAGACGGCACGACGCGTCTCGATCGGAAGGAACCCGAATTGAACCTCTTCGTGCCGGGAGATCCGCGCGACACCACGAGTCCCGCCGCGATGGCGCGGACGTGGGAGACGATGTTGTTAGGCGACGTGCTCTCGCCGGCGTCGCGCGCGCTCTTGGCGGCATGGATGAGTCACGGGGGCGTGACCGGTGCGTTGCTCCGCGTGCACCTGCAGCAGGCGTGGGCGATCTCGGATCGATCGGGAGGTGGGCGCGAGCATACCCGCAACATCGTGGCGATGATCACCCCGCCCGAGCGTGCTCCGTGGTTCGTGTGTATCTACCTCTCGGATACGCCGGCGGATTGGCAGACGCGAAACGCCGCGGTCTCGGAGCTCGGCGCAACGGTGATCGCCGTGATGGAAGCGCAGATACGGGCGGGGCGAGACGAAGGATAG
- a CDS encoding secondary thiamine-phosphate synthase enzyme YjbQ, with protein sequence MAIHQETCDIRTRGKGTVEFTDEVARIVRASGFAVGIAHVFCRHTSCSLVLMENADPSARRDLERWLERLVPEDDPDFVHTAEGPDDMSSHIKMALTRTSEMIPFAGGWLLLGTWQGVFLWEHRAAPHSRQLVVTVVGE encoded by the coding sequence ATGGCGATTCATCAAGAAACGTGCGACATCCGCACCCGCGGCAAAGGCACGGTGGAGTTCACGGACGAGGTCGCGCGGATCGTGCGGGCGAGTGGTTTCGCGGTCGGGATCGCGCACGTCTTTTGTCGGCACACGAGTTGCAGCCTCGTGCTGATGGAGAACGCCGATCCGAGCGCCCGGCGCGATCTCGAGCGTTGGCTTGAACGACTCGTGCCAGAGGACGATCCGGACTTCGTCCATACGGCTGAAGGGCCTGACGACATGTCGAGCCACATCAAGATGGCGCTCACGCGCACGAGCGAGATGATCCCGTTCGCGGGTGGTTGGCTGCTGCTCGGCACGTGGCAGGGCGTGTTTCTGTGGGAACACCGCGCGGCTCCGCACTCGCGACAGCTCGTCGTCACCGTGGTGGGAGAGTGA
- the dprA gene encoding DNA-processing protein DprA — MSESVSRRQAFLVLNGLPGMGPITLNRLLELFDGDPVAVLQAPAARLREAKRVGSTVADAIVNWREHFPLEKEEARLARAGARFVACEDDDYPRLLREIHDPPIGLYFMGEYRPTGPSIAIVGSRRSTLYGQSVAKKLGAELARLGFCVVSGLARGIDTAAHEGALSVDGRTVAVLGCGLDIIYPPENLELYRKIGDTGAVISEFPFGRRADRQTFPMRNRVVAGMCQAIIVVETDTTGGAMITARFAAEQGRTVFAVPGRIDQATSRGCHQLLREGATLLTAVEDVLQELNYLEGLGPLATAGASAATSGPMPTDLSDIESAVLECFRGGGILNVDTIGGLTGRGAGEVSGGLLMLELKKLVRKRSDGSYEAVSTG; from the coding sequence ATGAGTGAGAGCGTTTCCCGTCGTCAGGCGTTTCTCGTCCTCAACGGGCTTCCCGGAATGGGGCCGATCACGCTCAACCGTTTGCTGGAGCTCTTCGACGGCGATCCCGTCGCGGTGTTGCAGGCACCGGCGGCGCGGTTGCGCGAGGCCAAGCGCGTCGGATCCACGGTCGCCGACGCGATCGTGAACTGGCGCGAGCACTTTCCGCTGGAGAAGGAAGAGGCGCGACTGGCTCGGGCGGGCGCGCGTTTCGTCGCCTGCGAGGACGACGACTATCCGCGGCTGCTGCGGGAGATCCACGATCCGCCGATCGGACTGTACTTCATGGGTGAATACAGGCCGACGGGGCCGAGCATCGCGATCGTCGGCAGTCGGCGGTCCACCCTCTACGGACAGTCGGTGGCGAAGAAGCTCGGCGCGGAGCTGGCTCGGCTCGGTTTCTGCGTCGTGAGCGGACTCGCGCGCGGCATCGACACTGCCGCGCACGAAGGAGCCCTTTCGGTCGATGGTCGCACCGTGGCGGTGCTCGGTTGCGGTCTCGACATCATCTACCCGCCGGAGAACTTGGAGTTGTATCGGAAGATCGGAGACACTGGCGCGGTCATCTCGGAGTTTCCCTTCGGCCGGAGGGCGGACCGGCAGACTTTTCCGATGCGCAACCGCGTGGTCGCCGGCATGTGCCAAGCGATCATCGTCGTCGAGACGGACACCACGGGCGGCGCGATGATCACGGCGCGTTTCGCGGCCGAGCAGGGCAGGACGGTGTTCGCGGTGCCGGGCCGGATCGATCAGGCTACGAGCCGCGGATGTCACCAACTCCTGCGCGAAGGGGCGACGTTGCTCACGGCGGTGGAAGACGTGCTGCAGGAGCTGAACTACCTCGAAGGTCTCGGGCCTCTGGCGACCGCAGGCGCGTCGGCAGCGACGTCCGGACCGATGCCGACGGATCTCTCGGACATCGAGTCCGCCGTGTTGGAGTGTTTTCGCGGCGGCGGTATTCTGAACGTGGATACAATCGGCGGGTTGACGGGTCGTGGTGCCGGCGAGGTGTCGGGCGGGTTGCTGATGCTCGAGCTCAAGAAGCTCGTCCGCAAGAGATCCGACGGCAGCTACGAAGCCGTGAGTACGGGCTGA
- a CDS encoding NAD(P)H-hydrate dehydratase, translating into MIGRVRIPGARPVLSCADASAFEQGLFGGDPAREWPAMRRAGRAVGRAVLADLEEPGGASNPLEMLVLCGKGHNGGDALLATIHVLDTRPAARADVLVVPDFSALRPLARRCVEELQRAHGERVRWMCVSGREDGTDAARVRAQCRSRRYDLCLDGIHGMQFRPPLRDPVGWLLGLVADHTAIRLRAAIDLPSGIGDASDPDAFRADFTYATGVAKAPLFDPANRDRLGRVRFLDLGFFEGRENPGVDNAGRFVLGPEVVRDLGALRQAHADKRTFGHLFVVSGSRDMPGAVMMSVESALCSGVGLVTAFVPEGMATAAAARLPEAMWVPMPETPGGGLALEGRAAVVARATRCTALLVGPGLGRDRETRVLVRELLEAIDVPTVLDGDALQPDLVRARRTAPLVLTPHAGELARIAEGSAHATDEDLLSICASIGATIVAKGAPTRIANSDTIWISPHGGPVLARGGSGDVLAGLVAGLLATGTEPVLASCRGTVWHGLAADALARRGGSSSVRLTRITKHLAEVLREASREVGHE; encoded by the coding sequence ATGATCGGCCGTGTACGCATCCCCGGCGCACGGCCCGTGCTCTCCTGCGCGGACGCGAGTGCTTTCGAGCAGGGGCTCTTCGGCGGCGATCCGGCGCGCGAGTGGCCGGCGATGCGTCGTGCCGGTCGTGCCGTCGGTCGCGCCGTGCTCGCCGATCTGGAGGAACCCGGCGGCGCATCGAACCCGCTGGAAATGCTCGTGCTTTGCGGCAAGGGGCACAACGGGGGCGATGCGTTGCTCGCGACGATCCACGTTCTGGATACGCGCCCCGCCGCTCGCGCGGACGTGCTCGTGGTGCCGGACTTTTCGGCCCTCCGACCGCTCGCACGTCGATGCGTGGAGGAATTGCAACGCGCCCACGGCGAACGCGTGCGGTGGATGTGTGTGAGCGGACGCGAAGACGGAACCGACGCGGCCCGAGTACGTGCGCAGTGTCGGAGTCGACGCTACGATCTTTGCCTCGACGGAATCCACGGCATGCAGTTTCGCCCGCCGTTGCGCGATCCGGTCGGATGGTTGCTCGGGCTCGTCGCGGATCATACCGCGATCCGCCTGCGGGCGGCGATCGACCTGCCGAGCGGTATCGGCGATGCGAGCGATCCCGACGCGTTTCGGGCCGACTTCACGTATGCGACCGGAGTCGCCAAGGCACCGCTCTTCGACCCGGCAAACCGCGATCGACTGGGGCGCGTGCGGTTTCTCGATCTCGGCTTCTTCGAAGGAAGAGAGAACCCGGGCGTCGATAATGCAGGGCGCTTCGTGCTCGGACCCGAGGTGGTGCGCGATCTCGGTGCATTGCGACAGGCGCATGCGGACAAGCGAACCTTCGGTCATCTCTTCGTTGTCAGCGGATCCCGCGACATGCCGGGGGCGGTCATGATGTCCGTCGAGTCTGCGCTGTGTTCCGGCGTGGGACTCGTCACCGCCTTCGTGCCGGAAGGCATGGCGACGGCGGCCGCGGCGCGGCTGCCCGAGGCGATGTGGGTGCCGATGCCCGAAACGCCCGGCGGTGGACTCGCGCTCGAGGGCCGGGCGGCGGTGGTGGCGCGCGCGACGCGTTGCACTGCCTTGCTCGTGGGACCCGGTCTCGGTCGCGACCGAGAGACGCGAGTGCTCGTCCGCGAACTCCTGGAGGCGATCGACGTCCCGACGGTGCTCGACGGCGATGCACTTCAACCCGACTTGGTGCGGGCGCGGCGTACCGCGCCGCTCGTTCTCACGCCGCACGCGGGGGAACTCGCCCGCATCGCCGAAGGCAGCGCGCATGCGACGGACGAGGATCTCCTTTCGATCTGCGCATCTATCGGAGCGACGATCGTGGCCAAGGGCGCGCCCACGCGAATCGCGAATTCGGATACGATCTGGATATCGCCGCATGGTGGCCCCGTGCTCGCGCGTGGCGGCAGCGGCGACGTGCTCGCGGGGCTCGTCGCGGGCCTGCTCGCGACCGGAACGGAGCCCGTGCTCGCCTCCTGCCGCGGCACGGTGTGGCACGGTCTCGCGGCGGATGCGCTCGCCCGCCGTGGAGGGTCCAGTTCGGTTCGCCTTACGCGGATCACGAAGCATCTCGCGGAGGTCCTGCGCGAGGCGTCGAGGGAGGTGGGACATGAGTGA
- the acpS gene encoding holo-ACP synthase: MAGLDLGMMLGGFVVGLGADIVEVARIQGVLERQGERFLSRVFTEEERAYCSGMKYPHKHYAARFAAKEAVSKAFTTGIGAELGWRSVSIHHGSRHEPLVRLDEQGERLLRRIGGTRVVISLSHTDKDALAVAAILRE; encoded by the coding sequence ATGGCCGGACTCGATCTCGGAATGATGCTCGGTGGATTCGTCGTCGGACTCGGGGCCGACATCGTCGAAGTGGCGCGTATCCAGGGCGTGCTGGAGCGGCAGGGCGAGCGTTTCCTCTCGCGCGTGTTCACCGAGGAGGAACGCGCCTACTGCTCGGGCATGAAGTATCCGCACAAGCACTACGCGGCGCGTTTCGCCGCGAAGGAGGCGGTGTCGAAGGCGTTCACCACCGGTATCGGCGCCGAGCTCGGATGGAGGTCCGTCTCCATCCACCACGGCTCGCGCCACGAACCGCTCGTGCGCCTCGACGAACAGGGCGAGCGACTGCTCCGTCGCATCGGCGGCACGCGCGTGGTGATCTCGCTTTCGCACACCGACAAGGACGCGCTCGCCGTCGCCGCCATCCTGCGTGAATGA